actgaagctgaaaaagaaaaaaaaaatctctaGCTAGTCAGCTGCAGTTTTAACCTACTTCGCTTGGACTGGTCGAGTTTAGTTCGTCCGTCGCGCATttgtcacacacacgcactgaGCTCTCTAGCCGCGGGGCGTTACGTAATTGCCAACGGGCAGGCACTTGGCTAacagacgacaacgacgacgacgacgacgacgacggcgactaCAGCTGGCCATGGCTAACACACACGACCATTGCCTACTTAACATCATGACGAAATCCAAAAAATCCGCCTGACAACCACACAGAGCCACAAACAACTACTGCGATTGCTCCTCCCGCCTCCCGCCTCCTTGCTTCCAGGCATACACACTCCACCCAACACCCAACACCCTCTCGGCTATCTCCTGTCACCAttaacagcatcagcatcagcaacagcatcagccgtttttaattgaaaaatctagatttcatttaaaatttgcacGTACGATCTCCCCAACATTGTATCATTTTACAATACtcgtaaacacacacacacacactgatacAGTGAGTCGCATAAGTATGTGCATATGCGGCTATCTAGATTGTTTGTCGCTCATTGAAAATCGAAATGCATGTTGTACATGCCGCGTGcgtaaacatttcaaaatttgcCAATAGATATTCATAAAATTACAGATTTTATGCCGCCTGCCTTTTTGCGCAATTGACGATCTCAAATCTCAAATCGAAACCGAGCGCATACTGCATActggcaacaaaaaatcaacttaaaaATCTTGAATCTAATTCTACACGCATCGAAAATTTGAACTCGTTTCGAAAAGTGCAAAATCGCTATAACTAACTGAAAGGCCGAACGGGTTGCCTATCTAACCGTCCCTCTATCCATGTGAGAgtataaaacacacacaaaacgttTACTTGTGtgcaacgtggcgtatgcgtgttgTTTAGTTGTTCGACTTTAGGATAAGCTACCGACGTTTGAAATTATGGCCTTAGGGAGCTCAAGCGCTGTGTTTAGCTCAGAGACGCGTTGCGTTGTTCACGCTGTGAAATTTATGCCTGCAAATTATATGAAACAAACGGAAATTGTTGAGCTTATGTCATATTTCTGAGGCGTTTTAAATGCTCTCTAGATTGCTGATTCGGCTACACGATTAGCGAATGTTGTGCAAAATACCTGTGAGGGTAAGCTGCACACAATTATAGAGAATATCCTGGCGTGTTATACACCACCCATTTTTTACTCGCCAGCGGATTAAattccacacacaaaaagttgATCACTTATGGTAAATATTTCTAAGCTAATGTTGACTAGCGTTGAGTTTGCTCtctatgaaatatttgatGCAGTGAAGAGTAATCCGAGTTTGGGTCGAATTTCATACTagtaaatttatgatttacaaatgataagcaattaaaataaataggattaaaatattttacgatTGCTGTTAGAATTCTAAGACtgacaattttatttctgCTAGAGTAAGCTCAGCTAAGCTTTTAAttgttcaattaaaaatgatatgTAGTACACAGTAAAAGCTATTTAAATGGATCACCTTATTCTGCTGTTAAAAAAGCTCGGTTCCCATGGTTTTTTGCGTCAAGTCATTGCAATAAACTAATTTgatattatgcaaatgttcTTCAATTGCATCTTATGAGATCATGTTGCAAGCTGCAAACAGATGATTTATGGTAAACAATAAGAAAAACCTGAATGAATCGTAGGCAGGCAGGAAATAGCTAACAAGCTGAACAACAATCGAAGCAGATTGTTCTGTGATCCGTgtgtctgactgtctgactCTATGTCAGTTTGCCCAACCTCCAAAAGTCGGCTACTTATGCAATTGCAATAGTGAGCAGGCGATTATGCCATAGAAGTagtaagtaaaatatatacacttttTACGATATACGATTTAGGTAGACAACCATAAATTAACACCCGGTCATTTGGCAGACGCAGGCATTAATTATTCTATGCCGCCGACTGACAGtcagaaaaatacaaataaaatgaaagaaaatcaaatcgaGGGAAAATTGGTGCGATGTGGCAACCaatttcaagatttttgtttgcaatggaatttttgcaaaaattgtCTCACATTTGTTTAGCCAGCTAATTGCTTGTGGATTTTGGATTGACGTTCTCTTGTACATATAATCTCTAGATCCTTAATAGGTGTGCGTGTCAGGCGTAGCAGCTTTGGCTTTTATGCACACAGCTAAACCGGATCTAAGTCTCAAGAGTCGATGCTAACCGACTGAGTCAtgcattcaataaaatatgttagaagCAAAACTGTGTGTGTTCAATGTCGCCTTGTCGGAGGCGGCGCCTAATctagaaaattgtaaattctaaattatttaattgggAGCGTTGGCAACGCCTCTGCAGCTCAACTCGAGCTCTCAActgcaaatttgttgcattcaATTGACTTTTAGACATTTCTCACGCGTCCAAAAGTGCGCTAAGTGATTTGCACATCAATTGTGGATCAACTTTTTTATTGATCTCGTTGACTGGTTGGTTGACTCAATCTCGGCCTAGAATGTTGTGCTCTCGTcgacgtcgatgtcgatgtgggAGCCATTTGCATATGACTGCGTATTGCTGGCaatcaattttgaaaagtatAACGTGGATGGCATTTGACATACACAAAGCTACAAACTATATcagctatatatgtatataaattacttaCTTGATCTCGCATCGCATTGAACGCACTTCGAGCGGTTTGCTTGGACTTGTACGCGTAAAAAACCAAGTCAATGCCAAAAGTGGCTCAAGTTGGTCGAGTTGACAAAAAGTACTTTTAATTAGAATACTCGTACTTGGCACGGGTACTCGAACTTGCATTCACACTGTGGCACTCACATTCGCACATTCGTATGCATTCATTTCAGTTACTGCTGCATATCTCTACACAAGTTGCTGTCTATTCAAACTCGTTATGCGAGATTAAGTTAATTGGATTAGCCAGCAGTTAGTTACATTGCGTAGAAGCCATCACCTGCTAATTCGTGGGTAGGTGGCTGTGTAAGACTCTTGGTGAACAGGGGTTGCTGTGGTGGGGGGCAAAGGTGGACAGGTCGGCAGGTGCTCGAGTAGGCAGGgcgcaactgcagcagctttTCGCATTCAAATGCTGCCTAATTTGTGTTAATTATGACAAATGTTTATGACACTACGCCACAGACAACTGTGTCCAAAGAGTCTGACGTGAGAATGTCGTGCAGGCAATAAGAACGAGGGTTGAACTAACAATTAAGAGTTCTGATATATGTTATAATACAACTTTGTTGTGAAAGAACAACTATATCACTTTTTGGAAAATTTTACAGAAATTTAACAAGTAAAAATGCTACAGTAGAGTCGGCTTGATTGTGTGATACCTGCTAATCATTCtaattcattcattaattttcaattgctttgtACTTTCTTGGCCTTTTCACCAGTAACACTCAAAATTCTTCTAaactcagtatattttcgtaataaaaaggaaataacTTTACAACTTGTTTCTCTAACAGAACTTGCCGCTTTAGAGAAACGCATTTATTTCGAAACCGTTAactaaacaataacaataaattacgaataaataaaataagattaACAAACGTAAAGGAAACAGTTAACAAAAAATCCCCACAATTTCATTGGCATCCTTTGCGCCGCCTTCACACGCCATCCAGATTTCGATAGCTGGCCGCTGCAAACTGATGACCTCTAGCATACATGGGCAGCATGTGCTGTTTATCCCGCTTCACCATCGACTGCACTAGACTGGCTGAGGCAGAGCCTTGCTCGTCAGAATCGGAGAACTCCTCGTAGTCATCGTCCAGGGGCTCGGGGAAGAGCACAGGACCAGAGCCCTCGGCTGGACGTGGTCGCTCCTTGTAGGCGAGCGTCCTGCCGCGTAACTTCTTTGGCTTGCGCTGGAAGTAGCTAGAGTAATCGGGACGGCTGTAGCTCTTGGTGATGCCCTTGTACTTGTAATGCTTCAGGCCGGGCGTGGTGTGCACGATCTTCTTCTGGTGTATGTGATTAGAGATGGGCTCCGAACTGCCGCCGTGTCGTGGCTTCGAGGGTGAAGGCGAATAGCTTGTGTGCAATCCTTGCTGAGGCACCGATGGCTTGTGCAAATAGTTCTGTGGCAAATCCTTGGGCTTGTAGTGCTCATAGTAGGGATGCTGATGGGGTTGACTTGTGCTATAGTGCGGTCGATACTCTTTGGGCTCGTTGACAATCACAGCCTTCCAATCACTTTCCTGCACACCGAAATTTGGCTGCAGTTTGGGTGAATAATCATCCTCCAGTTTCTGTGCCGCTGCAATCTCCTTGTAGTAATTATTCCTTGCCTGCTGCAGACGATTCCTAATATCCGGATCCATCTCCATGGGCACCTGCTTGATGCGCGCATGTGGCTTGAACTCAATTAAACTTGGTATCTTGGGATGCGAGTGGGTTAGATCCTCGATGGGCTTCTTCAGCGGCTTTATGTCCGAGCTGAGCACAATGTGCTCTTGATCTTTGCTGTAGTGATTGATTTTCGACTGTGATGAATCATCGTTTGGACTACTTTCGCCCTCTGGAGATTCTGTTATCGGATGCGAATTTGCGCCAACAGTTTTGACGATAGCATTGAAACCCTTCTTGGCACTTGCGGTATAGTGCACGGTGCGTATGGATCCATCAGGTTCGAGTATGCTGTAATGACCCTTGACCCCGTCGCCGTCACGTGATTCCCATTGCGATTTAACATCGCCGGTGTGCAGATCCTTGACGCCATAGCTGAATGCGTATTCAGGATGCTCCTGttaaggaaaaataaaaataaattaaatttaaaattgtagaatcatttgatttatcatataaataagttttaaaataaaacacatttttgttattttgaatatttgtgtattatttaaaactattaaGTGCAGAAgttttgtaaaaaataaaaaaaattccatttataataaaacaaatgtgcTAACgatttaaatgcttttcaatttttgtagaaaatattgccgcaatttgaatttattttcagaATTATTAGTTATTGAATATcatatttagttattaat
This is a stretch of genomic DNA from Drosophila albomicans strain 15112-1751.03 chromosome 3, ASM965048v2, whole genome shotgun sequence. It encodes these proteins:
- the LOC117570081 gene encoding uncharacterized protein LOC117570081 — protein: MRFYITRPKQPPSTRHRRSCHMLFTALLAASLWTRPVASGRVSAAPVVVADDDEMMEYAPEYEHPEYAFSYGVKDLHTGDVKSQWESRDGDGVKGHYSILEPDGSIRTVHYTASAKKGFNAIVKTVGANSHPITESPEGESSPNDDSSQSKINHYSKDQEHIVLSSDIKPLKKPIEDLTHSHPKIPSLIEFKPHARIKQVPMEMDPDIRNRLQQARNNYYKEIAAAQKLEDDYSPKLQPNFGVQESDWKAVIVNEPKEYRPHYSTSQPHQHPYYEHYKPKDLPQNYLHKPSVPQQGLHTSYSPSPSKPRHGGSSEPISNHIHQKKIVHTTPGLKHYKYKGITKSYSRPDYSSYFQRKPKKLRGRTLAYKERPRPAEGSGPVLFPEPLDDDYEEFSDSDEQGSASASLVQSMVKRDKQHMLPMYARGHQFAAASYRNLDGV